CCGCACCGGTAAATACAATCACTCTAATTTGATCATTTGAAATCAGTTCGTCGCCAAGGACTTTGAACTCTGAACGCATTTCGGCATTCATGGCATTGAGTTTTTCGGGACGATTCAGGGTGACCGTGGCTATTCCGTCTGCGTCTATTTCAAATTTGATGGTTTTAAAGGAATCGGGCATAGAGATTTTTTCAAAATCGATAACCAATTACCGATGCTATCGCTCAAAGCGATGGCATCGGTGCAACTTCAATCAACTCGTTGCGACTACAACTGATTTCGTTTCCATATAATAGTCAAGCGCTTCTGAGCCGTGCTCCTTGCCTAGCCCGCTCTGTTTGAAACCGCCAAACGGCA
The window above is part of the candidate division KSB1 bacterium genome. Proteins encoded here:
- a CDS encoding enoyl-CoA hydratase (Catalyzes the reversible hydration of unsaturated fatty acyl-CoA to beta-hydroxyacyl-CoA) — protein: MPDSFKTIKFEIDADGIATVTLNRPEKLNAMNAEMRSEFKVLGDELISNDQIRVIVFTGA